TCAGCTCGACCACCGCGGCATGGAGCTGGTTCTCGTCGCGCATCGGCGCGGTACAGCCCTCGAGGTAGCTGACCGACGCGCCTTCCTCGGCGATGATCAGCGTGCGCTCGAACTGTCCGGTGTCGCGGGCGTTGATGCGGAAGTAGGTCGAGAGCTCCATCGGGCACTTCACGCCCTTGGGAATGAAGACGAAGGAGCCGTCGGAGAACACCGCGGAATTCAGCGCGGCGTAGAAGTTGTCGCCCGGCGGCACCACCGTGCCGAGGTACTGGCGCACCAGGTCCGGGTGCTCCTTGACCGCTTCCGAGAATGAACAGAACACGATGCCGTGCTCGCCCAGTTCCTTCTTGAAGGTCGTCGCCACGCTCACCGAGTCGAACACCGCATCCACCGCCACACCGGCGAGGCGCGCGCGCTCGTGCAGCGGCACGCCGAGCTTCTCGAAGGTGCGCAGCAGCTCGGGGTCGACCTCGTCCAGGCTCTTGGGGCCGTCCTTCTTCGACTTGGGTGCGGAGTAGTAGACGATGTCCTGGAAGTCCACCGCCGGGAAGCTCACCGCGGCCCAGGTCGGGGGCGTCATGGTCAGCCAGTGGCGGTAGGCTTCGAGGCGCCACTCGAGCAGCCAGTCAGGCTCGCCCTTGCGTGCCGAGATCAGGCGGATGGTGTCCTCCGACAGGCCCTTGGGCACGGTGTCGGTTTCGAGCGTGGTGACGAAACCGGCGACGTAATCCTGTTCCAGGAATGCGCCGAGGGCGTCGCTGCGGGAGGTGGGGGAGGGGGTAAGCGTCGGGGCGTTCATCATCGGATCTCCTGGTCGTCCGCGCGCGGGGCGGGGATGCAGGCGGCGGCCATGCGGCTGCCAAGGGTTGCGGGGCCGTGCAGGCGGTGGGCAGCGGGCTCGCCACCGGGGTCGGGGCCGCTGGGGGGGCGCAGCGCTCCAAAGGGCGAGCCGCTTGTCGGATGTACCATGTCGGCCACGGTGACCGACTGCAGAGCCTGGCGCACCACGCCGTTGATGCGCAGCCAGTTGTCGCGGATGCGGC
This genomic stretch from Thauera sp. GDN1 harbors:
- the sufB gene encoding Fe-S cluster assembly protein SufB; the protein is MNAPTLTPSPTSRSDALGAFLEQDYVAGFVTTLETDTVPKGLSEDTIRLISARKGEPDWLLEWRLEAYRHWLTMTPPTWAAVSFPAVDFQDIVYYSAPKSKKDGPKSLDEVDPELLRTFEKLGVPLHERARLAGVAVDAVFDSVSVATTFKKELGEHGIVFCSFSEAVKEHPDLVRQYLGTVVPPGDNFYAALNSAVFSDGSFVFIPKGVKCPMELSTYFRINARDTGQFERTLIIAEEGASVSYLEGCTAPMRDENQLHAAVVELIALDDAKIKYSTVQNWYPGDKDGKGGIYNFVTKRGDCRGARSHISWTQVETGSAITWKYPSVILRGDDSVGDFHSVALTNNLQQADTGTKMIHMGRNTRSTILSKGISAGRGSNTFRGLVKVTPKAEGARNYTQCDSLLIGDRCAAHTFPTIEVRHPGAHVEHEATTSRIGEDQLFYAMQRGISAEDAVSMIVNGFCREVFKELPMEFAVEAQKLLGVSLEGSVG